A stretch of the Pedobacter sp. MC2016-14 genome encodes the following:
- a CDS encoding nucleoside deaminase, with amino-acid sequence MSFYNFSGDADPILEDEHFMRLALEQAQMAFDEEEIPIGAIVVCQGRIVGRGYNLTERLNDVTAHAEMQAFTAASQTLGGKYLKDCTLYVTIEPCVMCAGASYWMQIARIVYGAKEEKRGFSTKSGNLLHPKTELKSGVLAQECGELMTRFFKTKRGY; translated from the coding sequence ATGAGTTTTTATAATTTTTCTGGTGATGCTGATCCGATTCTTGAAGACGAACATTTTATGAGACTTGCCCTGGAGCAGGCGCAAATGGCTTTCGACGAAGAGGAGATCCCTATTGGCGCTATTGTGGTGTGCCAGGGCAGGATTGTTGGCAGAGGTTATAACCTTACAGAGCGGTTAAATGATGTTACCGCACATGCCGAAATGCAGGCATTTACGGCCGCCAGTCAGACACTTGGAGGTAAATATTTAAAAGATTGTACGCTATATGTAACCATTGAACCTTGCGTAATGTGTGCAGGAGCCAGTTACTGGATGCAAATTGCCAGAATTGTGTATGGCGCAAAAGAGGAGAAGCGCGGCTTTAGTACAAAGTCAGGGAATTTATTGCATCCCAAAACGGAATTGAAGAGCGGTGTGCTGGCGCAGGAATGCGGCGAATTGATGACCAGGTTTTTTAAAACTAAGCGCGGTTATTGA
- a CDS encoding tRNA-binding protein has translation MEEINWSEFEKVELRAGTILEVFDFPEARKPAYKVKVDFGEFGVKMSSAQITKHYTKEELLGQQIIAVINFPKKQIGKFMSEFLVTGFADENGDIVLTALRGKVPNGAKMA, from the coding sequence ATGGAAGAGATAAATTGGAGTGAATTTGAAAAGGTGGAACTGCGTGCGGGAACAATTTTGGAGGTATTTGATTTTCCGGAGGCCCGGAAGCCTGCTTACAAAGTAAAAGTAGATTTTGGTGAATTCGGGGTAAAAATGAGTTCTGCACAAATCACTAAGCATTATACAAAAGAAGAGTTGCTGGGGCAACAGATTATAGCGGTCATTAATTTTCCGAAGAAACAGATTGGGAAATTTATGTCGGAGTTTTTGGTTACTGGTTTTGCCGACGAAAATGGTGATATCGTATTGACAGCACTAAGGGGTAAAGTACCTAACGGTGCTAAAATGGCTTAG
- a CDS encoding class I SAM-dependent rRNA methyltransferase, whose product MIDVVLKKGKEKAALQKHPWIFSGAIEKVKGKPANGEVVKVYAADKSFLAYGYYNDQSRVAVRLLEWEEEQLIDQQWYHKKIKTALAARAHLLNEDTNTCRLVFSEADFLPGLIIDKYADFLSLQILSAGMENIKADLIAILKEELSPKGIFDKSDASARTHENLEAAQGLLWGENPPEFIEVKENGLRYHINIADGQKSGFYCDQRDNREILAAYTKDKEVLDCFCYSGGFTLNALKQQARHVTSVDSSALAIETLKHNLSLNGFAEDSQTSFQSDVNKQLRAFKEEGKIFDVIVLDPPKYAPSRSALDRAARAYKDLNRLGMLLLKSGGILATYSCSGAVDLETFKQIIAWAALDAGKEVQIIKQFHQPEDHPVRISFPEGEYLKGLLLRVL is encoded by the coding sequence ATGATTGATGTAGTACTGAAAAAAGGCAAAGAGAAAGCCGCATTGCAAAAACACCCATGGATATTTTCTGGTGCAATTGAAAAAGTAAAAGGAAAACCAGCTAACGGTGAAGTAGTAAAAGTATATGCAGCAGATAAATCTTTTTTAGCATACGGTTACTACAATGATCAGTCGAGGGTTGCCGTTCGGTTGCTGGAGTGGGAAGAAGAGCAACTTATTGATCAACAGTGGTATCATAAAAAAATTAAAACAGCACTTGCCGCACGGGCTCATCTGCTGAATGAAGACACGAATACCTGTCGTTTGGTATTTAGTGAGGCTGATTTCCTTCCAGGCTTGATCATAGACAAATATGCCGACTTTTTATCTTTACAGATTTTAAGTGCTGGAATGGAAAATATAAAAGCAGACCTGATCGCCATTTTAAAAGAAGAATTAAGTCCGAAAGGAATATTTGATAAAAGTGATGCCAGTGCGCGCACGCACGAAAACCTGGAAGCAGCACAAGGTTTACTTTGGGGAGAAAACCCTCCTGAGTTTATTGAAGTCAAAGAAAATGGGCTGCGGTACCACATCAACATTGCTGACGGACAAAAATCCGGCTTTTACTGCGATCAGCGTGACAATCGCGAAATCCTTGCTGCTTATACAAAAGACAAAGAAGTATTGGATTGCTTTTGCTATAGCGGAGGCTTTACCCTAAATGCTTTAAAACAACAAGCCAGACATGTTACCAGTGTAGACAGCTCGGCACTGGCCATAGAAACTTTAAAGCATAACCTTAGCCTGAACGGCTTTGCGGAAGATAGCCAAACCAGCTTCCAATCTGACGTAAACAAGCAACTCAGGGCTTTCAAGGAAGAAGGAAAGATCTTTGATGTTATCGTGCTTGATCCGCCTAAATATGCGCCTTCAAGATCTGCACTGGACCGCGCAGCAAGGGCATACAAAGACCTGAACAGATTGGGCATGCTATTACTTAAAAGCGGTGGTATTTTGGCTACCTATTCCTGCTCTGGAGCAGTGGATTTAGAAACGTTTAAACAAATTATTGCCTGGGCTGCTTTAGATGCAGGAAAAGAAGTGCAAATAATTAAGCAATTTCACCAACCGGAAGACCATCCCGTTCGTATCTCTTTTCCAGAAGGGGAATATTTAAAAGGATTATTGCTCCGGGTATTGTAA
- a CDS encoding bestrophin family protein — protein sequence MLVVQNIRISRILRNTWQVDLIMIFSCTMAYLIRHFLIRHHFEIPAIIPTVLGTAIAFFVGFNNNQSYDRWWEARKIWGALVNDSRSWARSLNSFLIYPASEDAKYKEIQQKMIHRHIAFLYALKARLRDAVDESYNSYLSPEDVTEINKQTNVANAILGLQSRDLHQLNISGALDGFRFMEMNQLLVKFTDEMGMSERIKNTIFPTTYNYFTKVFIWLFVVSLTLVISQHAGIWSIFLGWLVGFVYVSTQINGMSLINPFENNSSAIPLNQITRTIEINLLEMIGEENIPAPIKPINDEYIL from the coding sequence ATGCTAGTTGTACAAAATATCAGAATCAGCAGAATACTCAGGAATACCTGGCAGGTTGACCTTATCATGATCTTTTCCTGCACAATGGCTTATCTAATCAGACATTTCCTGATCAGACATCATTTTGAAATTCCTGCTATTATACCAACCGTGTTAGGTACGGCCATTGCTTTCTTTGTGGGCTTTAACAACAATCAATCTTATGACCGTTGGTGGGAAGCAAGAAAGATCTGGGGTGCCCTGGTAAACGACTCACGTTCCTGGGCCAGAAGCCTGAATTCTTTTCTTATTTACCCAGCATCTGAGGATGCTAAGTATAAGGAAATACAACAAAAGATGATACACCGCCATATCGCATTCCTATATGCTTTAAAAGCACGGTTAAGAGATGCTGTAGATGAAAGTTACAACAGCTACCTGAGTCCCGAAGATGTAACAGAGATTAATAAACAAACCAATGTTGCCAATGCCATCCTTGGACTTCAATCAAGAGACCTTCATCAATTAAACATATCCGGGGCACTGGACGGATTTAGGTTTATGGAAATGAACCAGCTCCTGGTAAAATTTACGGATGAAATGGGTATGTCTGAACGGATTAAGAATACGATATTTCCAACAACGTATAATTACTTTACTAAAGTATTCATTTGGCTTTTTGTGGTATCCCTCACGCTTGTAATCAGCCAGCATGCTGGTATATGGTCTATCTTTTTAGGCTGGCTGGTAGGCTTTGTTTACGTCTCTACGCAAATTAACGGAATGAGTTTGATCAATCCATTTGAGAACAATTCATCAGCAATCCCTTTAAATCAGATTACAAGAACTATTGAGATCAATTTATTGGAAATGATTGGAGAGGAAAATATCCCTGCCCCAATCAAACCTATTAATGACGAATATATTTTATAG
- a CDS encoding DUF6814 family protein has protein sequence MSALKRVLGLLWIVLGPAAMLFMFLEACDKVALAPVGVDKTNTILQWGIILFIFIPICTGLVIFGLYSLKGEYTKLPESSEEL, from the coding sequence ATGAGTGCATTAAAAAGAGTATTAGGCTTGCTTTGGATCGTATTAGGCCCTGCAGCTATGTTGTTTATGTTTTTGGAGGCTTGCGACAAAGTGGCGCTTGCTCCTGTGGGGGTAGACAAAACGAATACCATATTACAATGGGGCATCATCCTGTTTATCTTTATACCTATTTGTACAGGACTGGTAATTTTCGGCCTTTATTCCCTAAAGGGCGAATACACCAAATTACCTGAAAGTTCTGAAGAACTATAA
- a CDS encoding MFS transporter → MNAELKQNNIFKVIGASSLGTLIEWYDFYIFGSLATIIGAKLFPADAGASALINTLAIFAAGFIVRPFGALVFGRLGDLIGRKYTFLLTLVLMGGSTFLIGLVPSYATIGYAAPMLVLFLRLVQGLALGGEYGGAATYVAEHAPVNKRGYFTSWIQTTATGGLFLSLGIIVVTKNVIGADAFSDWGWRIPFLLSILLVGVSIYIRLKMHESPMFTKLKSEGKVSKNPLAESFNNKANFKMVLLALFGATMGQGVIWYTGQFYAQSFIENTCKVDFNDSRYILLWAIALATPFFVIFGSWSDKVGRKWIMLTGMLLGIVFYRPIYQMFIDDTKVSERAMEDIKSSSAPVVTRTAIKDTQDSLVSTVATVSLLDGTTFKKIETDTVFAAAGKPVVSAKDTFKDITLSTPIFWKFVFLVFFQILLVTMVYGPIAAFLVELFPTKIRYTSMSLPYHVGNGVFGGLVPFIATLIASYSGSTPLSGLWYPIGIAALSFIIGAVYLSNKKQVNTAD, encoded by the coding sequence ATGAACGCTGAACTAAAACAGAACAACATTTTTAAAGTGATTGGTGCGTCCTCTCTGGGGACGCTGATTGAGTGGTATGACTTCTATATTTTTGGAAGTCTGGCCACCATTATCGGAGCCAAACTATTCCCCGCAGATGCTGGTGCTTCTGCACTGATTAACACCCTGGCTATTTTTGCCGCCGGATTTATTGTAAGGCCTTTTGGAGCCCTTGTATTTGGCCGGCTTGGAGATTTAATTGGTCGCAAGTACACCTTTTTATTGACACTTGTACTGATGGGCGGATCTACCTTTTTGATAGGTCTGGTTCCTTCTTATGCCACTATTGGGTACGCCGCCCCTATGCTGGTATTGTTTCTGAGGCTTGTGCAGGGCCTTGCACTGGGCGGTGAATATGGTGGTGCAGCTACTTACGTGGCAGAACACGCACCTGTAAATAAGCGTGGTTACTTTACCAGCTGGATCCAAACTACTGCTACCGGAGGATTATTTCTCTCGCTTGGAATTATTGTAGTCACTAAAAATGTGATTGGCGCAGATGCATTCTCAGATTGGGGATGGAGAATTCCTTTCCTGCTTTCTATTCTGCTGGTAGGTGTTTCTATCTACATCCGTTTAAAAATGCACGAGTCTCCAATGTTTACTAAGCTTAAATCTGAAGGTAAGGTATCTAAAAACCCACTTGCAGAAAGCTTTAACAACAAAGCCAATTTTAAAATGGTGCTGCTGGCTTTATTTGGCGCTACCATGGGACAGGGGGTAATTTGGTATACGGGACAGTTTTATGCACAGTCCTTTATAGAAAATACCTGTAAAGTAGATTTCAATGATTCCAGGTATATTTTGTTATGGGCAATTGCTTTAGCTACCCCGTTTTTCGTAATTTTTGGTTCCTGGAGTGATAAAGTAGGTCGCAAATGGATTATGCTTACAGGAATGTTGCTGGGCATTGTTTTTTACAGGCCTATCTATCAGATGTTCATAGATGATACCAAGGTTTCGGAGAGGGCAATGGAAGATATCAAATCTTCATCGGCTCCTGTTGTTACACGTACCGCAATTAAAGATACACAAGACAGCCTGGTGTCTACCGTTGCAACGGTTAGTTTATTGGATGGAACTACATTTAAGAAAATAGAAACGGATACTGTATTTGCGGCAGCAGGAAAACCTGTTGTTTCTGCAAAAGATACTTTTAAAGACATCACCTTATCTACCCCAATATTCTGGAAGTTTGTTTTTCTGGTATTTTTCCAGATTTTGCTGGTAACAATGGTGTATGGACCTATTGCGGCATTCCTGGTAGAGTTGTTTCCAACTAAAATACGGTATACATCAATGTCTTTGCCTTATCATGTAGGTAATGGGGTATTTGGCGGACTAGTTCCATTTATTGCTACGCTGATTGCCAGTTATTCAGGTTCTACGCCTTTATCTGGCTTATGGTACCCTATTGGTATCGCCGCTTTAAGTTTCATCATTGGTGCGGTGTATTTGTCCAACAAAAAACAAGTTAACACAGCAGATTAA
- a CDS encoding nucleoid-associated protein produces MISFFEASLAELSIHRIGNKSEDEFYVLSEQSIVIKDELLTGLLMKYFLGPYEKVNEICRFFHPNDNLNLNEVYHFAKEIFEKGETFHENTQQLAKYLYEVSSHPKIKSGELYVGYFENVQIEGELHDAIGIFKSETKETYLKVYPENAGFGLSYEQEAINISKLDKGCLIFNTEAAEGFKVAVIDQTNRSAEAVYWKDEFLKLKVRNDNYNQTNNVLGVYKNFVTQKLDEDFELTKADKIDLLNKSMKYFKEKESFDLDEFSNEVIANADGIESFKNFKKSYEEEFDTPIADSFDISSAAVKKQARTYKSVLKLDKNFHIYIHGDKELIEKGFDDNKAMNFYKVFFKEEQ; encoded by the coding sequence ATGATTTCTTTTTTTGAAGCCTCTTTGGCTGAACTTTCAATACACCGGATTGGTAATAAATCTGAAGATGAGTTCTATGTGCTTTCTGAGCAGTCTATTGTAATCAAAGACGAATTGCTTACTGGTTTATTGATGAAGTATTTTCTGGGACCTTACGAAAAGGTAAACGAAATCTGCAGGTTCTTCCATCCCAATGACAATTTAAATTTAAATGAAGTTTACCATTTTGCGAAGGAGATCTTTGAAAAAGGAGAAACTTTTCATGAGAATACCCAGCAACTTGCCAAATACCTGTATGAGGTTTCCAGTCACCCGAAAATAAAATCGGGAGAGTTGTATGTTGGTTATTTCGAAAATGTGCAGATAGAGGGCGAATTGCACGATGCAATCGGCATTTTTAAATCTGAAACCAAAGAAACGTATTTGAAGGTTTATCCGGAAAACGCAGGCTTTGGATTGAGTTATGAGCAGGAAGCTATAAATATCAGTAAACTGGATAAAGGTTGTTTGATCTTTAACACAGAAGCAGCAGAAGGTTTTAAAGTGGCGGTCATAGATCAGACCAACAGGAGTGCAGAGGCTGTTTACTGGAAAGATGAATTTCTTAAGCTTAAAGTGCGTAATGACAATTATAACCAGACCAATAATGTGCTTGGGGTTTATAAGAACTTTGTTACGCAAAAACTGGACGAGGATTTTGAACTGACTAAGGCGGATAAGATAGATTTATTAAATAAGTCTATGAAGTACTTTAAGGAAAAGGAAAGCTTTGATTTGGATGAGTTTTCCAATGAAGTGATTGCAAATGCAGATGGAATAGAATCTTTTAAGAATTTTAAAAAGAGCTATGAAGAAGAGTTTGATACGCCGATTGCAGATAGCTTTGACATTTCCAGTGCTGCGGTAAAAAAGCAGGCCAGGACCTATAAAAGTGTGCTTAAGCTGGATAAAAACTTTCATATTTATATTCACGGAGATAAAGAGCTGATTGAAAAGGGCTTTGACGACAATAAAGCGATGAACTTTTACAAAGTTTTTTTTAAGGAAGAACAGTAA
- a CDS encoding TerC family protein gives MEFFSTPEAWISLFTLTVLEIVLGIDNIVFISILSGKLPAEQQNRARKLGLGLAMITRVLLLLSLSWVMSLTSPLFNIGDWISLDNKEWLDKLAISGRDLILIVGGLFLIYKSTHEIHLKLEGEEEEEGKVKVHSFAGVIIQILILDIVFSLDSVITAIGMAEHVEIMIAAVVIAVLIMMVSANVISTFVNTHPTVKMLALSFLLLIGVSLLAEGLDQHIPKGYIYFAMAFSVLVEMLNLKMKKKTRSPLKLKNTPEEEEKS, from the coding sequence ATGGAATTTTTTAGTACCCCCGAAGCCTGGATATCCCTTTTTACCTTAACTGTTTTAGAAATTGTTCTTGGTATTGATAACATTGTTTTCATTTCCATTCTTTCGGGCAAGCTTCCGGCCGAGCAGCAAAACAGGGCCAGAAAGTTAGGTCTTGGACTGGCCATGATTACACGTGTGCTGTTGCTGCTTTCTTTAAGCTGGGTAATGAGCTTAACCTCACCCTTGTTTAATATAGGGGATTGGATAAGCTTGGATAATAAGGAATGGCTGGATAAACTGGCAATTTCTGGCAGAGACCTGATCCTGATTGTTGGAGGTTTATTTTTAATTTATAAAAGTACACATGAAATACACCTGAAGCTGGAAGGCGAAGAAGAGGAAGAAGGAAAAGTAAAAGTCCATTCTTTTGCAGGCGTAATTATCCAGATCCTTATCCTGGATATTGTTTTCTCCCTGGATTCTGTGATTACAGCGATTGGAATGGCAGAGCATGTAGAAATAATGATTGCTGCGGTAGTTATTGCTGTACTGATTATGATGGTTTCTGCAAATGTCATCAGTACTTTTGTAAATACCCACCCAACGGTTAAAATGCTTGCACTCTCCTTTTTATTGCTGATTGGGGTTTCCTTGCTGGCAGAAGGCTTGGACCAGCACATCCCTAAAGGATATATTTATTTTGCGATGGCCTTTTCTGTTCTGGTAGAAATGCTGAACTTAAAAATGAAAAAGAAAACGCGCAGTCCGTTAAAACTTAAAAATACTCCTGAAGAAGAAGAGAAGAGTTAG
- a CDS encoding DUF4097 family beta strand repeat-containing protein, producing MKKLAGFFALLLCFVSIATAQTAIDEFKVSIEKLAKNITKNVEQIRLDAEQFPDLDEDEPVLSKTISKTFGVKNSDKIVVNNQYGSVVVKIWDRNEVKADVLIKAYSGSQEAARKLLDEVSIDAFKTNGQVSFKTKMEQNNDNWGRGIRNGKKWQRELRINYIIYMPAPNALDIFQTYGNIVMDDFCSSLYIKLQYGDFSADQLKHINNYFDIQYGSAKIGKINSGTFKQQYGGGLNIGSAEKLVVNAQYAAVNVGRLNGNGKFEIQYNRLSIAELHNGCKELLVNSQYGNVSLGFSDRYHANFDVQTNYGSFKSAGSAINSEVQNLRDTFSKNFSGKIGNGGSALVKVTSSYGSVVFR from the coding sequence ATGAAAAAGCTGGCAGGATTTTTTGCATTGTTGTTGTGTTTTGTAAGTATTGCGACTGCACAAACGGCTATTGATGAGTTTAAAGTATCCATAGAAAAACTGGCTAAGAATATCACTAAAAATGTAGAGCAAATTAGGCTTGATGCAGAACAGTTTCCTGACCTGGATGAAGATGAGCCCGTACTGTCTAAAACCATCAGCAAAACATTTGGGGTAAAAAATTCGGATAAGATTGTTGTTAATAACCAGTATGGATCTGTTGTAGTTAAAATATGGGATAGGAATGAAGTGAAGGCCGATGTTTTAATTAAAGCTTACAGCGGAAGCCAGGAAGCCGCAAGAAAATTACTGGATGAAGTTTCTATAGATGCCTTTAAAACGAATGGCCAGGTGTCATTTAAAACAAAAATGGAACAGAACAACGATAACTGGGGGCGTGGGATAAGAAATGGCAAGAAATGGCAAAGGGAACTTCGGATAAATTATATCATTTATATGCCAGCACCCAATGCTCTGGATATATTTCAAACTTATGGCAATATCGTCATGGATGATTTTTGTTCCAGCCTTTATATTAAGTTGCAATATGGAGATTTCAGTGCAGATCAATTGAAACACATCAATAATTACTTTGACATTCAATACGGCAGTGCCAAAATTGGTAAAATTAATTCAGGTACATTTAAGCAGCAGTATGGTGGGGGCTTAAATATCGGATCTGCTGAGAAACTTGTTGTTAACGCCCAGTATGCCGCTGTAAACGTTGGACGACTTAACGGGAATGGGAAGTTTGAGATCCAATACAACAGGCTTAGTATTGCAGAACTACATAATGGCTGTAAAGAACTCCTTGTAAATAGTCAATATGGAAATGTATCACTGGGTTTTAGTGATCGATACCATGCAAACTTTGATGTACAGACCAATTATGGCTCTTTTAAGAGCGCTGGTTCTGCTATAAATTCAGAAGTGCAAAACCTTAGGGATACCTTTTCCAAAAACTTTAGCGGAAAAATAGGCAACGGAGGCTCGGCCCTGGTTAAAGTAACGTCCAGTTATGGATCTGTTGTTTTCCGGTAA
- a CDS encoding RNA polymerase sigma factor, producing MEAVYIDKHADLVNECKQGGRKAQFELYKLYAKAMYNVAVRIVNHNGEAEDVLQDAFLDAFTRIGTFRQETTFGLWLKQIVINKSINQLRKRKVELLSLDGIEIAEDVENEASDIDYKVNEIKEAMGKLPDGYRVVLSLYLFEGYDHEEISHILQISENTSRSQYMRARIKLNSLLEKRGV from the coding sequence TTGGAAGCGGTATACATAGATAAGCACGCAGACCTTGTTAATGAATGTAAACAAGGCGGGCGTAAGGCACAATTTGAACTTTACAAATTGTATGCAAAGGCTATGTATAATGTTGCTGTTAGAATTGTAAATCACAATGGGGAGGCAGAGGATGTATTGCAGGATGCGTTTTTAGATGCTTTTACCAGAATTGGTACATTTAGACAGGAGACTACTTTTGGATTATGGCTTAAACAAATCGTAATCAATAAAAGTATCAACCAGCTCCGGAAACGTAAGGTAGAATTGCTGAGTTTGGATGGTATAGAAATAGCAGAAGATGTTGAAAATGAGGCCAGCGATATTGACTATAAGGTTAATGAAATAAAGGAGGCGATGGGGAAACTTCCTGACGGATACAGGGTGGTATTGTCTTTGTATTTATTTGAAGGCTATGACCATGAAGAGATTTCGCATATCCTTCAAATTTCGGAAAATACCTCACGTAGCCAATATATGAGGGCCAGGATAAAATTAAATAGCTTATTAGAAAAGAGAGGAGTATGA
- the aspS gene encoding aspartate--tRNA ligase: MLRTTTCGALTIGNLGEQVTLCGWVQKSRDLGGMTFIDIRDRYGITQLVFNMDDNKDLCEAARGLGREFVIKVSGLVVERSNKNLKIPTGEVEIKVSDLEILNAAKLPPFMIEDDTDGGDDLRMKYRYLDLRRNPVRNNMVLRHKMAQAVRRYLDDLNFIEVETPVLIKSTPEGARDFVVPSRMNNGEFYALPQSPQTFKQLLMVSGFDRYFQIVKCFRDEDLRADRQPEFTQIDCEMSFIEQEDILNTFEGLIRTLFKDIKGFDLPEVPRMQYADAMRLYGSDKPDTRFDMAFVELTDLVKGHSFPVFDNAELVIGIKADGCAHYTRKQMDELTDFIKRPQIGATGLIYCRHNEDGTIKSSVDKFYGEEELAKWAATFDTKPGDLILIMAGTTDKVRKQLSELRLEMGNRLGLRDKNVFSALWVLDFPLLEWDEESGRYHAMHHPFTSPKPEDIAMLDTDPGAVRANAYDMVVNGTEIGGGSIRIHDRTLQALMFKHLGFSAEEAQKQFGFLMDAFEFGAPPHGGIAFGFDRLCSIFAGLDSIRDVIAFPKNNSGRDVMIDSPSTIDDKQLKELKIQTTL, encoded by the coding sequence ATGTTAAGAACAACAACTTGCGGTGCTTTAACGATCGGGAATTTAGGAGAACAGGTTACTTTATGTGGCTGGGTACAAAAATCCAGAGACCTGGGTGGAATGACTTTTATTGACATCCGCGACCGCTATGGAATTACTCAATTGGTATTTAACATGGATGATAATAAAGATCTGTGTGAAGCTGCCAGGGGTTTAGGCCGTGAATTTGTAATCAAAGTAAGCGGACTGGTTGTAGAACGCTCTAATAAAAACCTTAAAATACCAACAGGAGAAGTAGAAATAAAAGTTTCTGACCTGGAAATCCTGAATGCGGCAAAACTGCCTCCATTTATGATTGAGGACGATACAGACGGAGGAGACGATTTAAGAATGAAATACCGCTACCTGGATTTGCGACGCAATCCTGTTAGAAACAATATGGTGTTAAGACATAAAATGGCGCAGGCTGTTCGTCGTTATTTAGATGACCTGAACTTTATTGAAGTAGAAACACCTGTATTAATTAAATCTACACCAGAAGGTGCAAGGGATTTTGTTGTTCCAAGCAGAATGAACAATGGCGAGTTTTATGCATTGCCACAGTCTCCGCAAACTTTTAAGCAATTGTTGATGGTATCGGGATTTGACCGTTATTTTCAAATTGTAAAGTGTTTTAGAGATGAAGATTTGCGTGCAGACCGCCAACCTGAATTTACACAAATAGACTGCGAGATGTCTTTTATTGAACAGGAAGACATCCTAAATACTTTTGAAGGCCTGATCCGCACACTGTTTAAAGACATAAAAGGTTTTGATTTACCAGAGGTGCCAAGAATGCAGTATGCTGATGCCATGCGCTTGTATGGTTCAGATAAACCAGATACCCGTTTTGACATGGCTTTTGTTGAATTAACAGACCTGGTTAAAGGGCATTCTTTCCCGGTATTTGACAATGCAGAGCTTGTAATTGGTATTAAAGCTGATGGATGTGCACATTATACCCGGAAGCAAATGGATGAGCTTACCGATTTTATAAAACGTCCACAAATTGGCGCTACAGGATTAATCTACTGCAGACACAATGAAGATGGAACCATAAAATCATCTGTAGATAAATTTTATGGTGAAGAAGAACTTGCTAAATGGGCGGCTACATTTGACACTAAACCAGGCGACTTAATCCTGATTATGGCTGGCACAACAGATAAGGTGCGTAAGCAATTGAGCGAACTGCGTCTGGAAATGGGTAACCGTTTGGGGTTAAGAGATAAAAATGTATTTAGTGCGCTGTGGGTATTGGATTTTCCGTTGTTAGAATGGGACGAAGAAAGTGGCCGCTACCACGCTATGCACCACCCATTTACATCTCCTAAACCAGAAGACATTGCCATGCTGGATACCGATCCCGGAGCAGTACGTGCCAATGCTTATGACATGGTGGTGAACGGAACCGAAATTGGTGGCGGATCAATCAGGATCCACGACAGGACTTTACAGGCATTAATGTTTAAACACCTGGGCTTTTCTGCAGAAGAAGCGCAAAAGCAATTTGGATTTTTAATGGATGCTTTTGAATTTGGCGCGCCACCTCATGGTGGTATTGCATTCGGATTTGACAGGTTATGCTCTATTTTCGCCGGCCTGGACAGCATCCGTGATGTTATTGCTTTCCCTAAAAACAATTCGGGCAGAGATGTGATGATTGATAGCCCATCTACGATAGACGATAAACAATTAAAAGAGCTAAAGATTCAAACTACCCTTTAA
- a CDS encoding phage holin family protein, which yields MQENKEKSIDELVSDAKAYLEARVEYTRLYLVEKVSRAFADLVTNAAVIICFTLAFLFATVTLALYLSDVLGSYTKGFGSVSLIYLALALIVYFTKDKYIEKGITNFAIRKYFDKLADKEEDENEKV from the coding sequence ATGCAGGAGAATAAAGAAAAAAGCATTGATGAACTTGTGTCTGATGCTAAAGCCTATTTGGAAGCCAGGGTAGAATATACCCGTTTGTATCTTGTGGAAAAAGTATCCAGAGCATTTGCTGATCTGGTTACCAATGCTGCTGTAATTATTTGTTTTACACTTGCATTTTTATTTGCTACAGTTACGCTGGCCTTATATTTATCAGACGTTCTGGGTAGCTATACTAAAGGATTTGGCAGTGTTTCCCTCATCTACCTGGCATTGGCACTTATTGTCTATTTTACAAAGGATAAATACATTGAAAAGGGGATCACCAATTTTGCGATCCGTAAATATTTTGATAAACTAGCTGATAAGGAGGAGGACGAAAATGAAAAGGTATAA
- a CDS encoding YtxH domain-containing protein — translation MNDNSKVLIGLLAGLAAGAALGLLFAPDKGTETRDRLSQSLKDLGETIKDKAVDEINHLASLKDKVVDSVKTKFRTEEEEFADDVEHA, via the coding sequence ATGAACGACAACTCAAAAGTATTGATAGGTTTATTAGCTGGTTTAGCAGCAGGCGCTGCATTAGGATTATTATTTGCACCAGATAAAGGTACTGAAACCAGAGACCGCTTGAGCCAGTCTTTAAAAGACCTTGGAGAAACGATTAAAGATAAGGCTGTAGATGAGATCAATCACCTGGCAAGTTTAAAAGACAAGGTAGTAGATTCTGTGAAAACTAAATTCAGGACCGAGGAAGAAGAGTTTGCTGACGATGTTGAACATGCGTAA